In one Phaenicophaeus curvirostris isolate KB17595 chromosome 19, BPBGC_Pcur_1.0, whole genome shotgun sequence genomic region, the following are encoded:
- the GPRC5C gene encoding G-protein coupled receptor family C group 5 member C encodes MGTAVPPAAACVLLALLPVASSQTTPPAGCSKDLSSLYYNLCDLSAAWGIVVEAVASLGVVTSFVLTIVLVASLPFVQDSQKKSLVATQVFFLLGTFGLFCLTFDFIVKPDFSTCTSRRFLFGVLFSICFSCLLAHAVALNFLTRRNRSPRGWVTLAVALLLALVEVIINAEWLIITVARREGGSPDPCQLADADFVMALIYVMFLLVAAFTAAWPALCGHYGHWRKHGAFILATTSFSIAIWVAWMAMYLYGNQHAGEKPGWDDPTLAIALVSNAYVFLLLYVIPEVTHVTRRDPEQAFEDDIYPTRGVGYETILKEQKSQSMFVENKAFSMDEPSFAKKPVSPYSGYNGQILTSVYQPTEMALMHKGPTEGPYDVILPRASTASPASGSASSTLRAEDAFAAQARHSSAQQDGRSCQVQSPYSRNRW; translated from the exons ATGGGGACAGCGGTGCCGCCGGCAGCTGCCTGcgtgctgctggctctgctccccGTGGCCAGCAGCCAGACCACCCCTCCCGCCGGCTGCAGCAAGGACCTCTCCTCCCTCTACTACAACCTCTGTGACCTCTCGGCAGCCTGGGGCATCGTGGTGGAGGCCGTGGCCAGCCTCGGTGTGGTGACCAGCTTCGTGCTCACCATTGTCCTGGTGGCCAGCCTGCCCTTTGTGCAAGACTCTCAGAAGAAAAGCTTGGTGGCCACacaggttttctttctcctgggCACCTTTGGGCTCTTCTGCCTGACATTTGACTTCATCGTGAAGCCAGATTTCTCCACCTGCACCTCTCGCCGCTTCCTCTTTGGtgtcctcttcagcatctgcttcTCCTGCCTGCTTGCGCACGCCGTGGCCCTCAACTTCTTGACACGGAGAAACCGGAGCCCACGGGGCTGGGTGACACTGGCCGTGGCCCTGCTTCTCGCCTTGGTGGAGGTCATCATCAACGCCGAGTGGCTCATCATCACGGTGGCGCGGCGAGAGGGCGGCTCCCCGGACCCTTGCCAGCTGGCAGACGCTGACTTCGTCATGGCGCTCATCTACGTCATGTTCCTGCTGGTGGCCGCCTTCACCGCCGCCTGGCCGGCCCTCTGTGGCCACTACGGCCACTGGCGCAAGCACGGAGCCTTCATCCTGGCCACCACCAGCTTCTCCATAGCCATCTGGGTGGCTTGGATGGCCATGTACCTCTACGGGAACCAGCACGCGGGCGAGAAGCCCGGCTGGGATGACCCCACACTGGCCATTGCGCTGGTCTCCAACGCCTacgtcttcctcctcctctatGTCATCCCCGAGGTGACACACGTGACACGGCGGGACCCTGAGCAGGCCTTTGAGGACGACATCTACCCCACACGCGGGGTGGGCTACGAGACCATCCTCAAGGAGCAGAAGTCGCAGAGCATGTTTGTGGAGAACAAAGCCTTCTCCATGGACGAGCCCTCCTTCG CCAAGAAGCCGGTGTCCCCGTACAGCGGCTACAACGGGCAGATCCTGACCAGCGTCTACCAGCCCACCGAGATGGCTCTGATGCACAAGGGGCCG ACTGAAGGTCCCTACGATGTGATCCTGCCCCGTGCCTCCACCGCCAGCCCGGCAAGCGGCAGTGCCAGCTCCACGCTGCGAGCCGAGGATGCCTTTGCAGCACAAGCCCGGCACAGCAGCGCCCAGCAGGACGGCAGGAGCTGCCAG GTGCAGTCCCCATACAGCAGGAACCGCTGGTGA
- the GPR142 gene encoding probable G-protein coupled receptor 142 — protein sequence MVLVPNSTVVVLASEVAQPELERSPCMVGIFPIVYYSALLGLGLPVNILTAVALSRLATRTKKSSYWYLLALTSSDILTQVFIIFVGFILQTAILARAVPSAFIHTVNVLEFTANHASIWVTVLLTMDRYVALCHPLRYRAISYPQRTRKIIAAVFAVALATGIPFYWWLDVWRDADPPTSLDTVLKWVHCITIYFLPCSIFLATNTIIICKLRQRRSSTGGRPRLSKTTALLLAVTTVFIVLWAPRTVVMICHLYVASVKRDWRVHLALDIANMIAMLNTTLNFFLYCFVSQTFRCMVGEVLRVHLRHGPQPGSTRFPPPALKPLQLLGSTAL from the exons ATGGTCCTGGTGCCCAACAGCACGGTGGTGGTTTTGGCCAGCGAGGTGGCCCAGCCAGAGCTGGAGCGGTCTCCCTGCATGGTTGGCATCTTCCCCATCGTGTATTACAGcgccctgctggggctggggctgccag TGAATATCCTGACTGCCGTGGCCCTGTCCCGCCTGGCCACGAGGACCAAGAAGTCATCATACTGGTACCTGCTGGCCTTGACCTCCTCTGACATCCTCACTCAGgtcttcatcatctttgtgggcTTCATCCTGCAGACGGCCATCCTGGCGCGGGCCGTGCCCAGCGCCTTCATCCACACTGTAAACGTGCTGGAGTTCACGGCCAACCATGCCTCCATCTGGGTCACCGTCCTGCTGACCATGGACCGCTACGTGGCCCTGTGCCACCCGCTGCGGTACCGAGCCATCTCCTACCCCCAGCGCACCCGCAAGATCATTGCAGCTGTCTTCGCCGTGGCTCTGGCCACAGGGATCCCGTTCTACTGGTGGCTGGACGTGTGGCGTGATGCCgacccccccacctccctggacaCGGTGCTCAAGTGGGTGCACTGCATCACCATCTACTTCTTGCCCTGCAGCATCTTCCTAGCCACCAACACTATCATCATCTGCAAGCTGAGGCAGCGGAGGAGCTCGACGGGTGGCCGACCCCGCTTGAGCAAGACCACAGCCCTCCTCCTGGCTGTCACCACTGTCTTTATCGTCCTCTGGGCTCCCCGAACCGTTGTCATGATCTGCCACCTCTACGTGGCCTCAGTCAAGAGGGACTGGCGCGTGCACCTGGCCTTGGACATCGCCAACATGATAGCCATGCTCAACACCACCCTCAACTTCTTCCTCTACTGTTTTGTCAGCCAGACTTTCCGCTGCATGGTGGGCGAGGTGCTCCGGGTCCATCTCCGACATGGACCCCAGCCCGGCAGCACCCGcttcccacccccagccctgaaaccactgcagctgctgggcaGCACAGCCCTGTGA
- the BTBD17 gene encoding BTB/POZ domain-containing protein 17, with product MTRLTGTRPVAARRWGCATAAFLLLLLTVQAAHKADLSSDATAATINHSPTLLQRLQELLQNGNGSDSVLRVRTAASDEAKVFHTHQLLLSLQSEVFESLLRNQSVITLYEPPETAALFEKFIRYLYCGGVSILLHQAIPMHQLASKYRVWGLQRGVADYMRTHLASESSQGHVVGWYHYAVRIGDTALQESCLQFLAWNLSAVLGSVEWSSVSVELLLLLLERSDLVLHSELELYTAVEGWLSHRQPEGPVAERVLRAIRYPMIAPSQLFRLQVQSPVLARHYSAVQDLLFQAFQFHAASPLHFAKYFDVNCSMFLPRNYLAPSWGSQWVINNPARDDRSTSFQTQLGPSSHDAGKRVTWNVLFSPRWLPVSLRPVYSDSVSGAIQPVRIEDGRPRLVITPATSSPDFAGVSFQKTVLVGVRQQGRVLVKHAYSFHQSSDEVTDFLVHADLQKRASEYLIDNSLHLHIIIKPVYHSLIKVKK from the exons ATGACCAGGCTGACGGGCACCCGGCCCGTGGCCGCCCGCCGCTGGGGCTGTGCCactgctgccttcctcctcctcctcctcaccgtGCAAGCTG CCCACAAAGCCGACCTTAGCAGCGATGCCACAGCAGCCACCATCAACCACTCGCCAACGCTGCTGCagaggctgcaggagctgctgcagaacGGCAACGGCAGCGACTCGGTGCTGCGGGTACGTACGGCCGCCTCCGATGAGGCAAAGGTCTTCCACACtcaccagctgctgctcagcctcCAGAGTGAGGTCTTCGAGAGCCTCCTGCGCAACCAGAGCGTCATCACCCTGTATGAGCCACCCGAGACTGCTGCGCTCTTTGAGAAGTTTATCAG GTACCTGTACTGCGGGGGTGTCTCCATCCTGCTGCACCAAGCCATCCCCATGCACCAGCTGGCCAGCAAGTACCGGGTGTGGGGGCTGCAGCGCGGGGTAGCCGACTACATGAGGACCCACCTGGCCAGCGAGTCGAGCCAGGGCCACGTGGTGGGCTGGTACCACTATGCCGTGCGCATCGGGGATACTGcgctgcaggagagctgcctcCAGTTCCTCGCCTGGAACCTCTCGGCTGTACTGGGAAGCGTTGAGTGGAGCTCTGTGAGcgtggagctgctgctgctgctgctcgaGCGTTCTGACCTGGTGCTGCACAGCGAGCTGGAGCTCTACACCGCCGTGGAAGGCTGGCTGAGCCACCGGCAGCCTGAGGGTCCCGTGGCTGAACGGGTTCTGCGTGCCATCCGCTACCCCATGATTGCACCCAGCCAGCTCTTCCGGCTGCAGGTGCAGTCACCGGTGCTGGCGCGGCACTACAGCGCGGTGCAGGACCTGCTCTTCCAGGCTTTTCAGTTCCACGCCGCCTCCCCTCTCCATTTCGCCAAGTATTTCGACGTCAACTGCAGCATGTTCCTGCCCCGCAACTACCTCGCGCCCAGCTGGGGCTCCCAGTGGGTCATCAACAACCCGGCGCGGGACGACCGCAGCACCAGCTTCCAGACCCAGCTGGGTCCCAGCAGCCACGACGCCGGGAAGCGGGTGACCTGGAACGTCCTCTTCTCGCCGCGCTGGCTGCCTGTCAGCCTGCGCCCCGTCTACTCGGACTCGGTCTCAGGTGCCATCCAGCCGGTGCGCATCGAGGACGGTCGCCCTCGGCTTGTCATCACCCCAGCGACGAGCAGCCCTGACTTTGCGGGTGTCAGCTTCCAGAAAACGGTGCTGGTGGGCGTGCGGCAGCAGGGTCGCGTCTTGGTGAAGCACGCCTACAGCTTTCACCAGAGCTCGGACGAGGTCACAGACTTCCTCGTCCACGCCGACCTGCAGAAACGCGCCTCCGAGTACCTCATCGACAACTCCCTGCACCTCCACATCATCATCAAACCCGTCTACCACTCCCTCATCAAGGTGAAGAAGTAA
- the KIF19 gene encoding LOW QUALITY PROTEIN: kinesin-like protein KIF19 (The sequence of the model RefSeq protein was modified relative to this genomic sequence to represent the inferred CDS: inserted 3 bases in 2 codons), translating to MARVQVVLRIRPMSATELAEGARPIAHRVDEQVVVLQDPMEDPSDVLRASRSREKSYVFDVAFDSTDTQETVYRATTQGLITGVISGYNATVFTYGPTGCGKTYTMMGTDNEPGICAYTLADLFQGIEDAGSDTEYKVTVSYLEIYNEMIRDLLNPSRGCLQLREDAGGTVQVAGITEVSVISAEEVMQLLARGNRQRMQEPTAANRTSSRSHAVLQVTVRRRHQGRGLRCGHLVMIDLAGSERAAQTQNRGQRMKEGAHINRSLLALGNCIKALSHQASTKYINYRDSKLTRLLKDSLRGNSRTVMIAHISPASTAFEESRSTLAYAHRAKSIRSTAELAQRIQQSQQHKRQMEGPLRRWSSSEEQQEVLALLCRLHQLQLEMTQTQSHAWLKGDRRHPPASAVQSFNQHGVCACIIQQQRQLIIDHRLSVPRPLEELCEMYLQQLAGGPGDTGTLGGTSLPKIPQARGAKSLPDSDQDSVGTQSCEHPTSPRHGTLPPLHPTGNSSTPTLISKNTLRARQLESTAVPTPPPGCGTVTQEVSAAVPTAQKPRGGDVSACHVSPQRTPRAHRSTWHDSSAGSGSSSEAAVAADRERHETSSSTESIMAKASQRWSRVPRSIHLHPPEPAEERGGLGLWNITSKDSSVGTATRSPGAWLRARKKGSRDPSRRVDLLDGRRSRRSWSFKVTGCGHCARGPSLHQPAAPRAPPPWSNVLQSRSDHGVQAASTQPLPKALPRAQPLDGQLPGEPPAPSPXAPAQHSEPLLKCPLPRYWGPVPTSPPPAPRQTLEGPAPAAQLYHQQRCXGPPARMEGVVGPELSVLAAGNRILGQGSGLSARPASTPCAEGCPLVPTQLGVRGREQGAALPMPNPPQGRDLSPQEGTQPCQVVTSARDTWLRWEESLWVLSTRGTQPSTQH from the exons ATGGCTCGCGTGCAG GTGGTTCTTCGCATCCGTCCCATGAGCGCAACTGAGCTGGCGGAGGGGGCCAGGCCCATCGCCCACCGCGTGGATGAGCAG GTCGTGGTGCTGCAAGACCCCATGGAAGACCCCAGTGATGTCCTGCGTGCCAGCCGCTCCCGGGAGAAATCCTACGTCTTCGATGTGGCCTTTGACTCTACGGACACCCAG GAGACCGTGTACCGTGCCACCACCCAGGGCCTCATCACAGGCGTCATCTCTGGCTACAACGCCACCGTCTTCACCTACGGCCCCACCG GCTGTGGGAAGACCTACACCATGATGGGCACCGATAACGAGCCCGGCATCTGCGCCTACACCCTGGCTGACCTCTTCCAGGGCATTGAGGATGCTGGCAGTGACACCGAGTACAAGGTCACCGTGTCCTACCTCGAG ATCTACAACGAGATGATCCGGGACCTGCTGAACCCATCACggggctgcctgcagctgcGGGAAGATGCTGGCGGCACCGTTCAAGTGGCTGGCATCACCGAGGTCTCCGTCATCAGTGCTGAGGAG GTGATGCAGCTGCTAGCGCGAGGGAACAGGCAGCGGATGCAGGAGCCCACGGCCGCCAACCGCACCTCATCCCGCTCCCACGCGGTGCTGCAGGTCACCGTGCGCCGGCGGCACCAGGGCAGGGGGCTGCGCTGCGGCCACCTCGTCATGATTGACCTCGCGGGCTCAGAGCGGGCAGCACAG ACACAGAACCGTGGGCAAAGGATGAAGGAGGGAGCCCACATCAACCGCTCGCTGCTGGCCCTGGGCAACTGCATCAAGGCCTTGAGCCACCAGGCAAGCACCAAGTACATCAACTATCGTGACAGCAAGCTGACTCGCCTGCTCAAG GACTCACTCAGGGGCAACAGCCGCACAGTGATGATTGCCCACATCAGCCCGGCCAGCACTGCCTTTGAGGAGTCCCGCAGCACCCTCGCCTACGCCCACCGTGCCAAGAGCATCCGCTCCACG gcagagctggctcagCGCAtccagcagagccagcagcacaaGCGGCAGATGGAGGGGCCCCTGCGGCGCTGGAGCAGCtcggaggagcagcaggaggtgctGGCCCTGCTGTGCCGCCTGcaccagctgcagctggagatgacacagacacaatCCCACGCTTGGCTCAAGGGTGACCGCCGGCACCCACCGGCCAGCGCCGTGCAGAGCTTCAACCAACACGGGGTCTGTGCCTGCATCAtccagcagcagcggcagctcATCATTG ACCACCGGTTGTCGGTGCCACGGCCGCTGGAGGAGCTGTGTGAGATGTacctgcagcagctggcaggAGGGCCTGGGGACACCGGCACCCTCGGG GGCACATCCCTGCCCAAGATCCCGCAGGCGAGGGGCGCAAAGAGCCTTCCAGACTCTGACCAGGACAGCGTGGGGACACAGAGCTGCGAGCACCCCACATCGCCCAGGCATGGCACcctccctcctctgcaccccACAGGGAACAG CAGCACCCCAACCCTCATCTCCAAGAATACTCTGCGGGCACGGCAGCTGGAAAGCACGGCGGTGCCCACCCCGCCTCCCGGCTGTGGCACGGTGACCCAGGAGGTGAGCGCGGCCGTGCCCACGGCACAGAAGCCCCGAGGTGGGGATGTTTCTGCATGCCATGTCTCCCCACAGCGCACGCCACGGGCTCACCGCAGCACCTGGCACGACTCCTCAGCGGGCAGTGGGAGCAGCTCAGAGGCAGCGGTGGCAGCAGACAGGG AGCGCCACGAGACATCAAGCAGTACCGAGAGCATCATGGCTAAAGCCTCCCAGCGCTGGTCCCGCGTCCCGAGGAGCATCCACCTGCACCCACCAGAGCCCGCGGAGGAGCGGGGTGGCCTTGGGCTGTGGAACATCACCAGCAAGGACAGCTCGGTGGGGACAGCCACCCGCTCCCCGGGTGCCTGGCTGCGGGCACGCAAGAAGGGCAGCCGGGACCCAAGCAGGAGGGTGGATTTGCTGGATGGCAGGAGATCAAGGCGGTCATGGTCCTTCAAGGTCACCGGCTGTGGG CACTGTGCCCGCGGACCCTCTCTCCACcagccagcagcccccagggctCCCCCACCATGGTCCAACGTGCTGCAGAGCCGCTCCGATCATGGAGTGCAGGCAGCCAGCACCCAGCCACTCCCCAAAGCTCTGCCCAGAGCACAGCCCTTGGACGGCCAGCTGCCAGgtgagcccccagccccttcccc cgcCCCTGCCCAGCACTCAGAGCCACTGCTGAAGTGCCCCCTGCCCAGGTACTGGGGTCCTGTCCCCACCTctccccctccagctccccGCCAGACCCTGGAAGGACCAGCACCCGCGGCTCAACTGTATCACCAGCAAAGGT CAGGGCCTCCGGCAAGGATGGAAGGAGTCGTCGGTCCCGAGCTGAGCGTCTTGGCAGCGGGAAACCGGATCCTGGGCCAAGGCAGCGGGCTGAGCGCCCGTCCTGCAAGCAcaccctgtgctgagggctgcCCCCTGGTGCCAACCCAGCTCGGGGTgaggggcagggagcagggagcagctctCCCCATGCCAAACCCACCCCAAGGCAGGGACTTAAGTCCCCAGGAAGGGACACAGCCGTGCCAGGTGGTCACCTCAGCCAGAGACACCTGGCTACGCTGGGAAGAGTCCTTGTGGGTGCTCAGCACTCGGGGGACACAGCCGTCCACCCAGCACTGA
- the DNAI2 gene encoding dynein axonemal intermediate chain 2 produces the protein MDITYTYTRKRSEFGRPCIFSDRPGTIDVDIQPDPSLASAFVPRNPVDMGVQHTWEMSEHQVNTERVGVTSRGINHVEGGWPKDIDPHSVEQTTRYRKKVQKDENHINTIVRLGALMEYYVKQNNAIDIYEEYFADDDDVTELQEEPPSAKAINIIRDPNATKRTATCLSWHPDGHQKLAVAYSSLEFQRKVKDMSFDSYIWDVEKTKKPEMVLRPPSPLVTLKYNPKDSHLLLGGSYNGLMGYWDTRKGSLPVEISTTELGHREPVYGAFWLQSKTGTECFSASTDGQVLWWDIRKLSEPTESLILDITREGLKDKALGAISLEFEPTMPNEFLVGTEQGTIISCNRKASTPANKISSTFSGHYGPVYAVARNPFYPRIFLSVGDRSAQIWSDEIKESSILGTKYHHTYLMDGCWSTVRPTVFFTAKWDGTLDVWDFLYNQKEPSLSVKVCDEPLFSLRLQDNSRIIGCGSKLGTITLLRISGFSTLQRSEKEQSSEMFEREVRREKVLAVQLREMQLKERIKSEQQEAKVEENPQEVFESVRKQFFEIIEAEKQRRAQAEARHPHDQVKDHVGEEEAATGEESQLPKDEE, from the exons aTGGACATCACCTACACGTACACGCGGAAGCGCAGCGAGTTCGGCCGGCCCTGCATCTTCTCCGATCGACCAGGGACCATCGATGTGGACATCCAGCCCGATCCCAGCTTGGCCAGTGCCTTCGTGCCCAGGAACCCCGTGGACATGGGGGTTCAGCACACCTGGGAAATGTCGGAGCACCAG GTCAACACGGAGCGGGTGGGGGTGACGTCCCGCGGCATCAACCACGTGGAGGGCGGCTGGCCCAAAGACATTGACCCGCACTCAGTGGAGCAAACAACCCGCTACCGCAAGAAAGTGCAGAAAGATGAGAACCACATCAACACCATCGTGCGCCTGGGTGCC CTCATGGAGTACTATGTCAAGCAGAACAACGCCATCGACATCTACGAGGAGTACTTTGCCGATGACGACGACGTGACAGAGCTGCAAGAGGAGCCCCCCTCTGCCAAAGCCATCAATATCATCAG GGATCCAAACGCCACCAAGAGGACGGCCACATGTCTCTCCTGGCATCCTGATGGGCACCAGAAACTGGCAGTGGCTTATTCCAGCCTGGAGTTCCAGCGAAAAGTGAAAGACATGAGCTTTGACTCATACATCTGGGATGTTg aaaaaacGAAGAAGCCAGAGATGGTTCTCAGGCCACCATCCCCTCTGGTGACCCTGAAATACAACCCCAAGGACTCGCACCTCTTGCTGGGAGGATCCTACAATGGGCTGATGG gaTACTGGGACACCAGGAAAGGGAGTCTGCCGGTGGAGATTTCCACCACGGAGCTTGGCCACAGGGAGCCTGTGTATGGAGCCTTCTGGTTGCAGTCCAAAACAGGCACCGAGTGTTTCTCAGCTTCCACCGACGGGCAG GTCCTGTGGTGGGACATCCGCAAGCTGTCTGAGCCCACTGAGAGCCTGATCTTGGATATCACCCGAGAAGGGCTCAAAGACAAAGCTCTGGGTGCCATCTCACTGGAATTTGAGCCCACCATG CCCAATGAGTTCCTGGTAGGCACAGAGCAGGGCACCATCATCTCCTGCAACCGCAAGGCCAGCACGCCTGCCAACAAAATCAGCAGCACCTTCAGTGGCCACTACGGACCCGTCTACGCGGTGGCCAGGAACCCTTTCTACCCCAGAATCTTCCTGTCAGTCGGCGACAGGTCTGCTCAGATCTGGTCAGATGAAATCAAGGAATCGTCAATTCTTGGGACCAA GTACCACCACACCTACCTGATGGATGGGTGCTGGAGCACTGTGAGGCCAACCGTCTTCTTCACAGCCAAATGGGACGGGACCCTCGACGTCTGGGACTTCCTCTACAATCAGAAAGAACCCTCCCTCAGCGTAAAG gtGTGCGACGAGCCCCTTTTCAGCCTGCGCCTGCAGGACAACAGCCGCATCATCGGCTGTGGCTCCAAGCTGGGCACCATCACCCTGCTGCGAATCTCGGGGTTCAGCACACTCCAGAGGAGCGAGAAGGAACAGAGCAGTGAA ATGTTCGAGCGAGAGGTGAGACGGGAGAAGGTCCTGGCGGTTCAGCTCCGGGAGATGCAGCTGAAGGAGCGCATCAagtcagagcagcaggaggcaaAGGTGGAGGAGAATCCCCAGGAGGTGTTTGAGAGTGTCCGCAAGCAgttctttgagatcatcgaggcggagaagcagaggagggcacaggcagaggcCAGGCACCCACATGACCAG GTCAAAGACCatgtgggagaggaggaggctgcaaCAGGGGAAGAGAGCCAGCTGCCCAAGGACGAGGAGTAG